The Methanocella sp. genome contains the following window.
GAGCCAGTAGTCAATGGTTTGCTCGATCTTCTTTTCATCTATTTTACCGTAGATGCTCGCCGATTTTATCTGGGGCTCCTCCAGCGGGGCGCCGATGCGGCTCACCAGATAGACGTAAGCCTCCTCCACGCCGTCGAAGGCGGCGATGTCCGCGGCCATCCGGCCGGCCACGATGTTATACAGCTTACCGACGTGGCTCACCGGGTTCTTGCCCGCCGTCGCCTCCATGGTCATGGGCCGCCCCGGCGTTATCAGGCCATTCGGGCGATTACCTCTGCCGGTCTCGCCGTCGTCGCCCATCTCGGCGGAGGTGCCGGTGACGGTCAGGTAAATGTCATCGCCTTTGTCGGCGCTGTTCACGATAGCGGATACGTCGGCCCAGCCGGGCGTCACGTAGTCGAGGACTTTCTCTTCGGCACTGCGCTTTGTATCGTCGTACCGCTCCATGTCCCCGATATACTTCGAGACCATAGCGGCGGCCATCGTGAGCTGGATTCCGTCCCCCTTGCGGATGCCCATGATCTTTACGTCCTCGCCGACTCCCTTTACCGAGCGTATCAGCGGCTCGATCTTCGTGACGTTCTCCTCGAGATGGCTGAAGGGCGCATAGCCCAGGCCGATGGACGTGTCGTTCGAGACGACCCGGCCCACGAGGCTTCTCAATTCAGTCGAGCCCATGCCGATGCGGGGCTCCACCGTGAAGTGGCCATTCAGGTTTTTCACTGTCTTCCCGAGGAACTTTTCCGTAGCCTCTTTTGCGATATCGTTGACCGGTATCCGGGTGCCGTCCGCATCGTCCGTGGCCCTTCCGCCTATTACAATGGCCAGGGGTCTCACGATATCGCCGCCGCCGAATTTCGGCTTCGATCGCCCGCCGATGAGCAGGACCTTATCCACGTTGTGGTGCAGTATGCTGCCGAAATGGTCTATATAATACTTACTCAGGCTCCGGGAAATGGCGTCGGATATGCCGTCGCACAGGGTATCCGGGTGTCCCAGGCCCTTTTTTTCCACGATCTCGAACTTGTTGGCGCCGTAAGGGCGAAGCAGTTGTTCAACGAGCACACGAAGGCCTCCGGTAATTACATGTTTAATGTACTATAATAAAAAAGCTACTATAAGGGCTACTTCACGGTGGGCATGAGCTTGCTGACGGCGTCGAAGGCATTATTATCAGGCACCTTCGAGTCGATCCACTTCGTGAGAGACTCTTTTTTAAGCTTCGCCTTCTTCATGATCTGATTTTTAATCGATTGCACGTCGCCCTTTGTAAGCCCGAAGTAGTCGCAAAAGGCGTCGGTCGTCGTGAGCTCGTAGGACCGCCCGACGCGCTTCTTCGCGATAAGGCCTTTCTCAAGGAGCATGGCCACGTGCTCGTAGGCGGCCTGGCCCCGGATATCGACGAGATCCGACTGCTGGAGGGGCTGATAGTAGGCGATGACGGATAGCGTCCGTAGCGCGGGGGCTCTCAGCTCGCCAGGCGAAAAGCCGACCACGCGCTCGGCGTATTCGGGCTTCAGCTGAAGAGCGTACTTACCCTCAAGCCTGACCACCTCGAGGGGCGAGTTCCGCTCCCGGTACTCCTCCATGAGTTTCTCCGCCAGCGAATTAATGTAGGTGTTCGAGCGGTTCAGCAGGGTTTTTAACTGGGCTTCGCCGACGGGCTTCCCGGCCGAGAACAGGGCGGCTTCCAGCAGGCATTTCTCATCCATTCGGCGGCGACCTCCGGATGAAAATGTCCTCGAACAGGACCTCCTGTGTGAGCGTGACGTACTTGCGGTTCGCTAAAAAGAGCAGCGGCAGGTACACGTCCACGATGCCGTGGGGCGTCGGGTCCTTTACTAATTCGGAGAACATGACGAACTCCCGGTAGGCGAACTCCCGGTCCAGGATACCGGTCATGTCTATGATGCTCGCCTCGATGTCCTCGTTGTGGGCGATGCCCAGGACTTCCTCTATGGTCTTCCGCGGGGGCTTCTCGATCTTGAGGGCTTTCCGCATGTGCGAGGCATCCCTTGTGGCCACGGCCCGCTGCAATTCCGTAATTAATTCCTGCAGCGTGACGGGCCTGGCGACGGCGTTCCTCTGCCTGGGCTCCAGCATCGGATAGTCCTCGGGCTCCAGGTCGAAGTCGGGGAGGTAATCGTCCTCGGGCTCTGGCGGAGGAGCGTTCACGAGCACGTCGGACTTCATGCGCAATAATATAGAAGCGTACAGCAGCGTCCTCGCGGAAGCCCGCAGGTCGATCTTCTCGCGCTCCACGATCCGGGCCAGGAACTTGTCGGTGACGTCGATGATGTCGATGTTCCAGGGGTCGATCTCGCCGGCCCTGGCCATCTCCAGCAGGATCTCGATGGACTCTTCCTGGTGCTGTACCATTGCCTCAATCTGCACGGAGCTTCACCCCCGTGATGCTGGAGATGTTGTTCTCCTGCATGGCGATGCCGATGGTGCGGTTGGCCGACTCGATCATGGGCTTCCGCAGGGAGACGACGATGAACTGGGCGTTGTCCGCGAGCTTCTTGATCATGCGGGCGACCCGCTCTGCGTTCGCGCCGTCCAGGAACATGTCGATCTCGTCGAAAACATAAAACGGCGCGGGCCGGTACCGCTGGATCGAGAAGATGAATGCCAGGGCCGTGAGGCTCTTTTCGCCGCCCGACATGGCCTCGAGCCGGTGGAGCGCCTTACCATGGGGCTGGGCGTGGATGGTGAGGCCGCCGGCGAACGGGTCCTCCGCGTTCTCCAGGATGAGCTCGCCGAAGCCGTCAGACAGCTCGTTGAAGATCGCCTTGAAGTGCTCGTTGATGGCGTTAAAGGTCGTTAGGAACGTCTCCTTTTTCATGGTCTTGTAATGCTCGATCTTCTCCAGGATGTTCTCGCGTTCCTTTTGCAGCGTGTCCCGCTTGCCCGTAAGCTCGGTGAGCCGGGCCTGGACGCTGTCGTACTCCGTGATGGAGAGCATGTTGACCGGCTCCAGCGCCTGCATCTTCTTTTCGAGCTGGGATATGCTTGACCTGACCTTGTCCACGGGGGGCACCTCCTCGGAAGGCTGGACGCCGCGCTCCTGCACCGTCTTCTCGAGCGCCTTGATCTTATCCAGGCTCTCCTCTCTCGTTATTTCAAGGGAGTTCAGCATGCCGGTCAGCCGCTCCAGCTGGCGCCTCGCGTCGTAAAGGTCGTGGTCCGCCTCCGTCAGCGCATCCGACATCTCTTCGCGCTGCTTCTTCATGCCGGCGAGCTCCTTCTCTATGGCCTTTTCACGCTTCGTGAGCTCCTCGACGCTCTGCTCGTGGGCTTTTATCTGCACCTCGTTCTGGGAGATCTTTTCCTTCAGGGCGGCGATGTTCTGGTCGATCTGCTCGCCGCGGCCCTTGCTCTCCTGGATACGGGCGTTGATGTAATTCTGCTCCATTTTGAGGGAGGCGATGGCCGCTTCCGTGTCCCGGAGCCGGCCGTCGAGGCGCTTCATCTCGTCCTCGATGCGTGCCGCCTCTTCGGTGAGTGCCGGCACCTCGGAGCCCTTCAGCTCCTCCTCAAGCTTCCCCGCCTCGGCGCCTATGGTAGTGATCTCGCCATCCGCTTTGGAGATGGCCTCCTCGGCGCCGATCAGCTCGTCCCGGAGCTTCCGGCGGTCCTCGCGCAGCGTCTGAATGGCGGCTTCCTTTTCTTTTATGACGGCATCGAGCCTCGTGAGGCGTCCGGCCAGCTCTTCCTTGCGGGCGTTGAGCCTGGATGCCTGCGTCTCGATATCCGAACGGTCCTTCTTGAGGGTGTAGATATGGCCGTCGATGGACTCGACCTTTTTCAGGACGGCGTCGCGGCTGGCCTCGAGGATCGTGATCTGTTCCGCCAGTTCCTTGATGTGCTCCTCTTCGGAGGCTTTGAATTTTAGTTTCGTGCGGGAGCGGTAGCCGCCGGTCATGGCGCCGCTCTTCTCTATTAAATCGCCGTCCAGCGTGACCATGCGGCCCGTGCCGATGAGGCGGCGGGCGGTCTCCAGCGTGTCCACGACGAGCGTATCGCCGAACACGTACCAGAAGGCGGGATCGAACTTCGCGTCGAACTGGACCAGGTTTATGGCATAATCGATGACTCCGGGCTCCCGGATGTTGCGCAGCTGGACCCTCTGGCGCATCTTGTTGAGCGGTAAAAAGGTCGCCGTGCCCTGCTTTCGGCCTTTCAGGTAGTAGATACAGCGGGCGGCGTCCTCGTCGTTATCCACGACGATGTTCTGCATGCGGTTACCGGCTGCCACTTCCAGGGCAGTGGCGTACTCCTGGTCCACCTTGCCTAATTCGGCAATGGTGCCGTATATGCCCGGCAGCTCGTGCGAGTTGCGGGCGCTGATGATGGCCCCGACGGCCTCGCTATACCCGTCCAGGTCCTCGTAGGCCCGGACCCGGGCCTCAGCTTTAGCGTACTCTTCCTGCAGCCTGCGCAGCTTCTCCTCTACGCCGTGCTGCTCGGCCTTCGCCCGTGACCGCGCCCCGTCCATATCGTTAATGTCCGCCATCAATGCCTGGCTGCGGCGCTGCAATTCCGCGACGTCCTTCTCCAGGTTCCCGGACTCGACGCGGGCCTCCTCGATACGGCTCCTGCTGGACGTGATCTCCGTCCCGGCGTCCTGCTCCTCGTCCTGCTTGCGGCGTGCCGCGTCCAGTATGCGATCCTTTTCCCGTAATTTCTCGTTCCTCAGGTTACGTGAGGCCTCCAGGGCCGCCTTGATCTCGGCCAGGCGGGTCCGGACGCCGGCGAACCGCTCGTCGATGGCCGAGATCTTCTTCTGCACCTCGTCCAGGCCGGCCGTGCAGAATCCCATCTCGCTGGTAAGGCTTAGCTTCCGCTTCTCCTCTTCGGCGATCTTGCCGTCGTACTCCTCGATCTGGCCCTTCGCCTTTTCCGTCTCCAGGAAGAGCTTTTGTTTTTCCGCGTCCCTGTTCGTTATTTCTGACCTTGAGAAATCGATGATGTTGATGCAGGCCTTGATGCCGGCGCGGGCCTCCTCGATCTGCCTGCGGATCTGGATCTGCTCGCCCTCGCCCTTATCCGTGATGGTGGCGTTGAGGGCCTTGATGTCGTCCTTGAGCTTCTGCACCGCGGCGCTCTTCTTGTCCACGTCGGCCGTGATGGACGCCCTCTTCTCGGTCTTGTCCCGGATGTCGTCCAGCAGGGAGTCCAGAAGCTGCTGCGCCTCCTTAAGCTCGGACAGGACTAAATAGCCCTCATTTTTTATTTTCTCGTCCCGGTATGACTGGTACAATAATGCCTGGTCGCGCTCAGCCTTCAACTGAGTCAGGCGGGCCTCGACCTCGGCGATGATGATGGCGACGCGGTCGATGCGCTCCCGGACGATGTCCAGCTCGCTCAACGCCTTATCGGTCTTCTCGTCGAACTCTGCCGTGCCGGCGATCTCGTCGATGAACTTGCGCCGCTCGAAGTCGCTGACCTCGATGATGCGGGTGACGTCGCCCTGCATGACCACGTTGTATCCGTCGGGCGATATCTTCGCCTTGAGGAGCTGCTCATGGATCTCCGAGAGCGAGACGGGCTTGTCGTTGAAATAGTAGTAAGAGTAATAGCCGCTGTCGCTGGACTTGATGCGCCGGGTGACCGTGATCTCGTCCTGGTCGATGGGCATCTCCCGGTCCGTGTTGTCGAACCGGATGGTGACATCGGCCGTTCCCGTGCTCTTGCCGTTGACGCTGTAGATGAGATCGGTCAGCTTTTCGGCACGCATGGAGCGGGAGTTCGACAGGCCCAGGCAAAAGAGTATGCTATCGATGATGTTACTTTTCCCCGACCCGTTGGGGCCGCTGATGGTGGTAAAATCATCGAAGAAGGGTATTTTGGCCTTACGGCCGAACGATTTGAAGTTGTTCAGCTCGATCTCTTTGATGTGCATAGTGACAGAAGCTTATGAGTTCTTGCTCAGGTGGAAGAACCTGGTGGCGTCGCTCTGGTTATGGCCGTCTTCCTTAATATCCTTCTGGTTGGCGGCGAACTTGTCGAAGGGCTGGTCGTCCGGAGGCACGCCCGGCGACGATAAGTCCTCTTCCGGATAGCCTTCCTCGGCCGCGTTCGACAGGTTCATGAGCATCGTGCTCAGGGCGCCTTCAAGAGCCCCGACCTTTTTCATTACCTCTGATAAGGCTATCTGTGTTTCCTTGACCTCAGACTCAAGGTGGTCGACCTTTTCCGAGAGGGATTTCACGTCGCCGCCCGCGTTGAGCTCCTTCTTCAGGGAATGGATCTCATCGTCCTTTTCCTTCAGCCTCTGCTCTAATCGCCCGAGCACAATCTCCTTCATATCCCCTTCCATTGTAAACCCTTAGTTGATTAAAACGAAGTTAAAATATATATCTGTTGCCCTGAACGGTAAAAAAGCGGGCGGACGTTAAGCTTTAAAGCTCTTTGTCCACCCGGGCGCTTCGGGCGGCGAGCCGCCCTTGAGCATGTCCTGCCACTTCGAATCCGTAAGGCGGTCGTCCATGGGCCACTTGAACTCGTAATAGGCGAAGGCCGCGCCCTTTGCGACGACGACGCTGCCCCCGGCGGGCACGGCCACGTAAATGTAGTATGGATCGCCGACGCCCTCTTCAAGGACTTTATTCGAGTTGACGTCGGTGTGCACGTCGGCCACGACGGCCATCCTGTCGTCCGTATCGCTGGTGATCGCATCCTTGACTTCCGGCGGAAAGGTGGTGATTCCTTCAAGCGTGCCGCCGACATACCGGATCGTATCGTACTCGTCCTGCGACAGCGTCGTGCCCGTAAGCTCCTTTTCCGAGATGGCCTTCAGCGCCGCCAACAGGTCTTTTAGCTTTGACAGGCGGTCGCCGAACACGTCCAGCAGCAGGTTCCTGGATTTAAGCCCGTCGATGGTCATGCCGGCGAGCGACGCAAGGCGCCCGTATAGCTCCGGGTTGGGCTCCACGTAGCCCTTTGGCGGCTCGGGAGGCGTCATGATGGCCGTGGCACGCATCGTGTAGCTCTGCTTGGCATATAGAATCGTATCGTGCCTCAGCTCGGCCCAGCTTCCCAGCGACGTGTCGAGCTCCTTATCCGTCCACGCCTGGCTCTTCATGAACGTCGGGTACCCGTCGCCTTTCTCGTTCAGCAGAGGCATCAGGCAGTAGAGCCAGCACCAGTAGAGGTTCTGGGTCCACGTATCGGCTCCCAGAGCCGCGAACTGGCTTTTAAGAGACTCCATCTGCTTCACGTAATTCTTGTAATGGGTCTCGTTATAGATCTTGTCCAGGATGTCGTAGGCCCGCTTTGACCCCAGCACGGCCATTACGTCCAGGCCCATCGGGAAAAGCCGCGGGTCGCTCTGGGTGCCCACTTTCGCGTAGACCAGCTCCTGGAACATGTAGGAGTCGGGGATGAAGCGCTGCCCCATGAAGCGGAATCCCTTGACCGTGTCCGTGCCGCTTTCCTCGTAATCCGTATCCGTCAGCTCCGTGGATACGATCTTCGGCGCCTTCAGCTTGAGGGCTTTATCCATGAACGCCTGGAGCTTCACGTCGTCGGCCAGGTCCGTCAGGCTTACGCTGCCGCCGTAGACTTCCGGTATTAGGGAGCTATAGTCATAGGCCGAGAGGTCGTCGGTTTCGCCGACAAAGAATACCGTGGGCTCATAGATGCCCTTCCACAGGTCAAAGGCCTTGCCCTTCAAGGCGAGCGTGATCAGTATGGCCTGGCGCGTCTGCTCCTTCGGCAGCTCCGGGTTGTCCTTATCCTTTAGGCGGAAGGACATGCGGCCGTACCACATCATGGCCATGAAATATTTCCTGAGGGTGTCGTTCCGGTCGTAGTGGCCCCGGGGCACGTACTGGCTGTAGTCCTCATTGTAGCCGAAGATAGGCGATTTTGAGAAGCCCTCGTGCGCCTTTATGAGGGAAAGCTCATCATGGACCATGCCATTGGCGCTCGATGGTATCGAGGGCGACTCGCCCAGCAGCGTGAGCGCCACAGCGTAGAACGCCGTGTTCTTGAGGGCGGCCGTTTTAACTGACTCTGTTGCCGAGTCCATCTGGGCCTTCGACTCGTCGTATAACAGCTTCGAGAGGTCGAGGATGTCGGGGCTGAAGTGCTCGACTTCGAGCATCCTTAAAATGTAATCGAATAAGACGTGATAGGTGTGAAGCACCGAGTCGGTGGTCACGAACGCCGGGAGCCCGGCCTCGCTCAGGCTCTTGTAGACGTCGTATATCTGGGCGTCGCTCGACGGTGTCAGGTAGAATAAATTTTTCGCCAGGGCGCTCTTCCCCGCGTCATCGACGCCGAGCTTATCCAGGCCCGAGAGCTTTGAAACGTCGACACTATAGTCTTTAAGGGAGGGCGTGACCGCCGACGGCAGCGGCTGGAACTCGGCGAACTTCGCCTGCGTCTTGCCTGCCACAGTATACGTGAGGTTGCCCGTCGGTCGTAGCGTGGGGCCCTCGTTCATAGAGCTGCCCACGCAGCCCAGGGCGCCGGAGCCCAGGACCATGGCGCCGGCAGCGCCCATGGCTTTTAGGAATGCCCGCCTGTTTATGCCTGAAAGACCGTCGCTCATGATTAGAAATTAGCTGTCGAGATGAAATATATTGCCTTGACTACGGGTGCATTCGCAATTATCAACGCCACCCGTGTGAAACCAACAGGTTTTTATCTTCTCTTCATTACTTAATGTTGATGCGAACCATAGACTGGAGCGACGAGAAGGGCTGCGTTACGATAATCGACCAGACGGCCCTGCCCCTGAAGCTTGCCCTGATAGACATTTATCACATTAA
Protein-coding sequences here:
- a CDS encoding methionine adenosyltransferase; its protein translation is MLVEQLLRPYGANKFEIVEKKGLGHPDTLCDGISDAISRSLSKYYIDHFGSILHHNVDKVLLIGGRSKPKFGGGDIVRPLAIVIGGRATDDADGTRIPVNDIAKEATEKFLGKTVKNLNGHFTVEPRIGMGSTELRSLVGRVVSNDTSIGLGYAPFSHLEENVTKIEPLIRSVKGVGEDVKIMGIRKGDGIQLTMAAAMVSKYIGDMERYDDTKRSAEEKVLDYVTPGWADVSAIVNSADKGDDIYLTVTGTSAEMGDDGETGRGNRPNGLITPGRPMTMEATAGKNPVSHVGKLYNIVAGRMAADIAAFDGVEEAYVYLVSRIGAPLEEPQIKSASIYGKIDEKKIEQTIDYWLEHIPDVTEEFVKGRI
- the scpB gene encoding SMC-Scp complex subunit ScpB; the protein is MDEKCLLEAALFSAGKPVGEAQLKTLLNRSNTYINSLAEKLMEEYRERNSPLEVVRLEGKYALQLKPEYAERVVGFSPGELRAPALRTLSVIAYYQPLQQSDLVDIRGQAAYEHVAMLLEKGLIAKKRVGRSYELTTTDAFCDYFGLTKGDVQSIKNQIMKKAKLKKESLTKWIDSKVPDNNAFDAVSKLMPTVK
- a CDS encoding ScpA family protein codes for the protein MQIEAMVQHQEESIEILLEMARAGEIDPWNIDIIDVTDKFLARIVEREKIDLRASARTLLYASILLRMKSDVLVNAPPPEPEDDYLPDFDLEPEDYPMLEPRQRNAVARPVTLQELITELQRAVATRDASHMRKALKIEKPPRKTIEEVLGIAHNEDIEASIIDMTGILDREFAYREFVMFSELVKDPTPHGIVDVYLPLLFLANRKYVTLTQEVLFEDIFIRRSPPNG
- the smc gene encoding chromosome segregation protein SMC yields the protein MHIKEIELNNFKSFGRKAKIPFFDDFTTISGPNGSGKSNIIDSILFCLGLSNSRSMRAEKLTDLIYSVNGKSTGTADVTIRFDNTDREMPIDQDEITVTRRIKSSDSGYYSYYYFNDKPVSLSEIHEQLLKAKISPDGYNVVMQGDVTRIIEVSDFERRKFIDEIAGTAEFDEKTDKALSELDIVRERIDRVAIIIAEVEARLTQLKAERDQALLYQSYRDEKIKNEGYLVLSELKEAQQLLDSLLDDIRDKTEKRASITADVDKKSAAVQKLKDDIKALNATITDKGEGEQIQIRRQIEEARAGIKACINIIDFSRSEITNRDAEKQKLFLETEKAKGQIEEYDGKIAEEEKRKLSLTSEMGFCTAGLDEVQKKISAIDERFAGVRTRLAEIKAALEASRNLRNEKLREKDRILDAARRKQDEEQDAGTEITSSRSRIEEARVESGNLEKDVAELQRRSQALMADINDMDGARSRAKAEQHGVEEKLRRLQEEYAKAEARVRAYEDLDGYSEAVGAIISARNSHELPGIYGTIAELGKVDQEYATALEVAAGNRMQNIVVDNDEDAARCIYYLKGRKQGTATFLPLNKMRQRVQLRNIREPGVIDYAINLVQFDAKFDPAFWYVFGDTLVVDTLETARRLIGTGRMVTLDGDLIEKSGAMTGGYRSRTKLKFKASEEEHIKELAEQITILEASRDAVLKKVESIDGHIYTLKKDRSDIETQASRLNARKEELAGRLTRLDAVIKEKEAAIQTLREDRRKLRDELIGAEEAISKADGEITTIGAEAGKLEEELKGSEVPALTEEAARIEDEMKRLDGRLRDTEAAIASLKMEQNYINARIQESKGRGEQIDQNIAALKEKISQNEVQIKAHEQSVEELTKREKAIEKELAGMKKQREEMSDALTEADHDLYDARRQLERLTGMLNSLEITREESLDKIKALEKTVQERGVQPSEEVPPVDKVRSSISQLEKKMQALEPVNMLSITEYDSVQARLTELTGKRDTLQKERENILEKIEHYKTMKKETFLTTFNAINEHFKAIFNELSDGFGELILENAEDPFAGGLTIHAQPHGKALHRLEAMSGGEKSLTALAFIFSIQRYRPAPFYVFDEIDMFLDGANAERVARMIKKLADNAQFIVVSLRKPMIESANRTIGIAMQENNISSITGVKLRAD
- a CDS encoding DUF3160 domain-containing protein, translating into MSDGLSGINRRAFLKAMGAAGAMVLGSGALGCVGSSMNEGPTLRPTGNLTYTVAGKTQAKFAEFQPLPSAVTPSLKDYSVDVSKLSGLDKLGVDDAGKSALAKNLFYLTPSSDAQIYDVYKSLSEAGLPAFVTTDSVLHTYHVLFDYILRMLEVEHFSPDILDLSKLLYDESKAQMDSATESVKTAALKNTAFYAVALTLLGESPSIPSSANGMVHDELSLIKAHEGFSKSPIFGYNEDYSQYVPRGHYDRNDTLRKYFMAMMWYGRMSFRLKDKDNPELPKEQTRQAILITLALKGKAFDLWKGIYEPTVFFVGETDDLSAYDYSSLIPEVYGGSVSLTDLADDVKLQAFMDKALKLKAPKIVSTELTDTDYEESGTDTVKGFRFMGQRFIPDSYMFQELVYAKVGTQSDPRLFPMGLDVMAVLGSKRAYDILDKIYNETHYKNYVKQMESLKSQFAALGADTWTQNLYWCWLYCLMPLLNEKGDGYPTFMKSQAWTDKELDTSLGSWAELRHDTILYAKQSYTMRATAIMTPPEPPKGYVEPNPELYGRLASLAGMTIDGLKSRNLLLDVFGDRLSKLKDLLAALKAISEKELTGTTLSQDEYDTIRYVGGTLEGITTFPPEVKDAITSDTDDRMAVVADVHTDVNSNKVLEEGVGDPYYIYVAVPAGGSVVVAKGAAFAYYEFKWPMDDRLTDSKWQDMLKGGSPPEAPGWTKSFKA